The following are encoded together in the Bactrocera neohumeralis isolate Rockhampton chromosome 6, APGP_CSIRO_Bneo_wtdbg2-racon-allhic-juicebox.fasta_v2, whole genome shotgun sequence genome:
- the LOC126761543 gene encoding cuticle protein 21 — translation MSPFVFAAVLSTLALSANAGIIAAPAPLAYAAAPAPLAYAAAPAAYASGPIYARYAAPAPLVAAAPAPLAAAAPIVKPVVARTYAAAPAPLLAPRALASPIAAPLAAPAPLVAAPAPVVAAPAPVVAARALAAPVAAPVAVASDIVDPHPQYTYAYNVQDALTGDSKTQEETRDGDIVRGSYSLIEPDGSRRIVNYYADPINGFNAVVQKDVPVAAVAPVVAAKAVAAPLVAAPAPVVAAKTLAAPIVV, via the exons ATGAGTCCATTCGTT TTTGCCGCTGTTCTATCTACCTTGGCGCTCTCTGCCAACGCTGGTATCATTGCCGCACCTGCGCCTTTGGCGTACGCCGCTGCTCCAGCACCTCTGGCCTACGCCGCTGCACCAGCTGCCTACGCATCGGGTCCCATCTATGCTCGTTACGCCGCCCCTGCTCCATTGGTTGCCGCCGCTCCAGCTCCATTGGCTGCTGCCGCACCAATTGTGAAACCAGTCGTTGCCAGAACCTACGCCGCCGCTCCAGCACCACTCCTTGCCCCAAGAGCTTTGGCTTCACCAATTGCCGCTCCATTGGCCGCCCCAGCACCACTTGTTGCCGCACCAGCTCCCGTTGTTGCCGCCCCAGCGCCCGTAGTTGCCGCTAGAGCTTTGGCCGCACCAGTCGCCGCTCCAGTTGCTGTCGCCTCCGACATTGTTGACCCACACCCACAATACACCTACGCTTACAATGTACAAGATGCTTTGACCGGTGACTCCAAGACCCAAGAGGAAACCCGTGATGGTGACATCGTTCGTGGCTCATACTCGCTCATCGAACCCGACGGTTCCCGTCGTATTGTCAACTACTACGCTGATCCCATCAACGGTTTCAACGCTGTCGTCCAAAAGGATGTGCCAGTCGCCGCTGTTGCTCCTGTCGTCGCCGCCAAGGCTGTTGCTGCCCCACTTGTGGCCGCTCCAGCACCAGTCGTTGCCGCCAAGACCCTTGCCGCTCCAATTGTTGTCTAA